The following are encoded in a window of Primulina eburnea isolate SZY01 chromosome 4, ASM2296580v1, whole genome shotgun sequence genomic DNA:
- the LOC140829015 gene encoding uncharacterized protein translates to MAEDLVLDTAIRNWVLIPLSVVMVLTGILRYFASKMMRCDQVPDIKMVKEGQVIIRARNLKAAANFIPAKSFRARRFYFSNEDNGLLRVPKGQAQNPQAQMFSDPNMAMDMMKKNLSMFIPQTLTFAWVNFFFSGFVAAKIPFPLTQRFRAMLQNGIDLSSVDVSYVSGRSWYFLNLFGLRGLFSLILGEDNATDDTQRRMQMSGFDPTRSLGAEKENLNIVQHEWALPKFEQRAEAVLKKLVS, encoded by the exons ATGGCGGAAGATTTGGTTCTGGACACGGCGATCAGAAATTGGGTATTGATACCACTATCAGTAGTTATGGTCCTCACGGGGATCCTCCGTTACTTCGCCTCAAAGATGATGCGTTGCGATCAAGTTCCAGACATCAAAATGGTCAAAGAAGG GCAAGTGATAATCAGGGCAAGGAACCTTAAGGCAGCAGCGAATTTTATTCCCGCGAAATCGTTTCGTGCTCGCAGGTTTTATTTCAGCAACGAG GATAATGGATTATTACGCGTGCCTAAGGGTCAAGCTCAGAATCCGCAGGCTCAGATGTTTTCTGATCCAAATATGGCAATGGATATGATGAAGAAAAATCTTTCAATGTTTATACCACAG ACACTTACTTTTGCAtgggttaatttttttttctccggATTTGTGGCAG CAAAGATTCCTTTTCCATTAACACAAAGATTCAGGGCAATGCTGCAAAATGGTATAGACTTGAGCTCTGTTGATGTCAGCTATGTTAGCGGTCGTTCCTG GTATTTTCTCAACCTATTCGGGCTTAGAGGTCTCTTCAGTCTTATACTGGGAGAAGATAATG CAACTGATGATACACAACGTAGGATGCAAATGAGTGGATTCGATCCCACAAGG AGTTTGGGTGCAGAGAAAGAAAACTTAAACATTGTTCAGCATGAATGGGCCCTACCAAAATTTGAGCAACGAGCAGAAGCTGTTTTGAAGAAGCTCGTCAGCTGA
- the LOC140829897 gene encoding uncharacterized protein — MGSVSFSIPSATPIRFKPLPNHLNITPYKSRIGIHSNYGPELKSKLEKNSLSLLGSKRSISIGGSCAVVACNAKDSSGSPEEHKALETVLKLYDALKNKNDCMISDVISEECFCVSNFVSAFQSFHGKKQVLAFFSSLMKTLGNNIEFVVQPTVEDGMVVGVSWKLEWDKVPLPLGKGFSFYTCHIYQGKIMIKNVEIFMEPLVHLEPFRLRIINSVMNAMEKLNSQVLSRRRAVNILFIVLIFWAAMAFFPF; from the exons ATGGGCTCCGTTTCCTTTTCCATTCCCTCTGCCACCCCTATACGGTTCAAACCACTACCAAATCACCTTAACATTACACCATATAAATCAAGAATTGGAATTCACAGCAATTATGGTCCGGAATTGAAATCGAAACTTGAAAAAAATTCATTGAGCCTTTTGGGTTCCAAGAGAAGCATTAGCATAGGCGGCTCATGCGCCGTGGTGGCGTGCAATGCCAAAGACTCGTCGGGATCTCCCGAGGAACACAAAGCTTTGGAAACTGTCCTTAAGCTGTATGATgcattgaagaacaaaaacgaCTGCATGATTTCAGATGTGATCTCGGAAGAATGCTTTTGCGTTTCAAATTTTGTTTCTGCCTTCCAATCTTTTCATGGGAAGAAG CAAGTGCTTGCTTTCTTCTCATCGCTAATGAAAACCTTGGGGAATAACATAGAATTCGTGGTGCAACCAACTGTGGAGGATGGAATGGTCGTTGGGGTATCCTGGAAACTAG AATGGGACAAGGTTCCTTTACCTTTGGGAAAAGGTTTCAGCTTCTACACTTGCCATATCTATCAAGGAAAGATCATGATAAA GAATGTGGAGATTTTCATGGAGCCACTTGTACATTTGGAACCCTTTAGACTG AGAATTATTAATTCAGTGATGAATGCGATGGAAAAGTTGAATTCTCAGGTTCTGTCGAGGAGAAGGGCTGTAAATATTTTGTTCATTGTTCTAATTTTCTGGGCAGCGATGGCCTTCTTCCCTTTTTAG